Proteins encoded within one genomic window of Pararhizobium capsulatum DSM 1112:
- the gyrB gene encoding DNA topoisomerase (ATP-hydrolyzing) subunit B, which produces MTDTPETASGSNAEEYGADSIKVLKGLDAVRKRPGMYIGDTDDGSGLHHMVYEVVDNAIDEALAGHADVVTVTLNADGSVTVTDNGRGIPTDIHKEEGVSAAEVIMTQLHAGGKFDQNSYKVSGGLHGVGVSVVNALSVSLKLKIRRAGKVHEMSFTHGVPDASLVVTGDAGDLTGTEVTFLPSTDTFTKTDFDYGTLEHRLRELAFLNSGVRIVLTDRRHSDIRQDELMYDGGLEAFVAYLDRAKKPLVAKPVAIRGEKDGITVEVAMWWNDSYHENVLCFTNNIPQRDGGTHMAGFRGALTRQVVSYADSSGITKREKVTLQGEDCREGLTAVLSVKVPDPKFSSQTKDKLVSSEVRPVVESLVNEALSTWFEEHPTEAKILVGKVVEAAAAREAARKARELTRRKGALDISSLPGKLADCSERDPAKSELFLVEGDSAGGSAKQGRSRENQAILPLRGKILNVERARFDKMLSSQEIGTLITALGTSIGKDEFNPEKLRYHKIIIMTDADVDGAHIRTLLLTFFFRQMPELIERGHLYIAQPPLYKVARGKSAQYLKDEKALEDYLISMGLEEARLELGSGEVRAGQDLREVITDALRLRTLIDGLHSRYNRSVVEQAAIAGALNPELTHNQERSHATAAQVATRLDLIAEETERGWTAVVASDGGLKFERMVRGVKEVASLDMALIGSQDARMIDLLAPRLAEIYAIPPKLYRKEGALEISGPRALLDSIFASGRKGLSMQRYKGLGEMNAEQLWETTLDPNVRSLLQVRVPDATDADGLFSRLMGDEVEPRRDFIQENALSVANLDI; this is translated from the coding sequence ATGACCGATACTCCTGAAACCGCCTCCGGTTCCAACGCCGAAGAATACGGCGCAGATTCCATCAAGGTGCTGAAGGGCCTCGACGCCGTACGCAAGCGGCCGGGCATGTATATCGGTGATACCGACGACGGCTCGGGCCTGCACCACATGGTCTATGAAGTCGTCGACAACGCGATCGACGAAGCGCTTGCCGGCCACGCCGATGTTGTCACGGTAACTCTGAATGCCGATGGTTCGGTCACGGTCACAGACAATGGTCGCGGCATCCCGACTGACATCCATAAGGAAGAAGGCGTATCCGCAGCCGAGGTCATCATGACCCAGCTGCATGCCGGCGGCAAATTCGACCAGAATTCCTACAAGGTCTCGGGCGGTCTGCACGGCGTCGGCGTGTCGGTTGTCAATGCGCTTTCCGTATCGCTGAAGCTGAAGATCCGCCGCGCGGGCAAGGTTCATGAGATGAGCTTCACCCACGGGGTTCCCGATGCCTCGCTGGTTGTGACCGGGGATGCGGGTGACCTGACGGGGACGGAAGTCACCTTCCTCCCGAGCACCGATACTTTTACCAAGACCGATTTCGATTACGGGACGCTTGAGCATCGCCTGCGCGAGCTGGCCTTCCTCAATTCCGGCGTTCGCATTGTACTGACCGATCGACGTCATTCCGACATCCGCCAGGACGAGTTGATGTATGATGGCGGTCTCGAAGCCTTCGTCGCCTATCTCGATCGCGCCAAGAAGCCACTGGTCGCCAAGCCCGTGGCTATTCGCGGCGAGAAGGATGGTATCACTGTCGAGGTGGCGATGTGGTGGAACGACAGCTACCACGAAAACGTGCTCTGCTTCACCAACAACATTCCCCAGCGCGACGGGGGCACGCATATGGCGGGCTTCCGCGGCGCGCTGACACGGCAGGTCGTTTCCTATGCCGATAGCTCCGGCATCACCAAGCGGGAAAAGGTTACGCTGCAGGGCGAAGATTGCCGCGAAGGCCTGACTGCCGTTCTGTCCGTCAAGGTTCCTGATCCGAAATTCTCGTCGCAGACCAAGGACAAGCTGGTTTCGTCCGAGGTTCGTCCGGTGGTCGAAAGCCTCGTCAACGAAGCGCTCAGCACCTGGTTCGAAGAGCATCCGACCGAAGCCAAGATCCTCGTCGGCAAGGTCGTAGAGGCAGCGGCTGCCCGTGAAGCTGCCCGCAAGGCGCGTGAACTGACCCGCCGCAAAGGCGCTCTGGATATCTCCTCGCTGCCCGGCAAGCTTGCCGACTGCTCGGAGCGCGATCCCGCAAAATCCGAGCTCTTCCTCGTCGAGGGTGATTCGGCTGGCGGCTCCGCAAAGCAGGGCCGCTCGCGTGAAAACCAGGCGATCCTGCCGCTGCGCGGCAAGATCCTCAATGTTGAGCGTGCCCGTTTCGACAAGATGCTGTCCAGCCAGGAAATCGGCACCCTGATTACGGCACTCGGCACCTCGATCGGCAAGGACGAGTTCAACCCCGAAAAGCTGCGCTACCACAAGATCATCATCATGACCGATGCTGACGTGGACGGCGCCCATATCCGCACCTTGCTGCTCACCTTCTTCTTCCGCCAGATGCCGGAACTGATCGAGCGTGGCCATCTCTATATCGCCCAGCCACCGCTCTATAAGGTGGCGCGCGGCAAGTCGGCGCAGTATCTGAAGGACGAGAAAGCGCTGGAAGATTACCTGATTTCGATGGGCCTCGAGGAAGCCCGCCTTGAGCTTGGCTCGGGCGAAGTGCGAGCCGGGCAGGATCTGCGCGAGGTCATCACCGACGCGCTTCGCCTGCGCACGCTGATCGACGGCCTGCATTCGCGCTATAACCGCTCCGTGGTCGAGCAGGCGGCGATTGCCGGTGCGCTTAATCCGGAATTGACCCACAATCAGGAACGTTCGCACGCGACGGCCGCCCAGGTGGCGACGCGGCTTGACCTGATTGCCGAGGAAACCGAACGGGGCTGGACTGCCGTGGTGGCTAGTGACGGCGGCCTGAAGTTCGAACGTATGGTGCGTGGCGTCAAGGAAGTGGCTTCGCTCGACATGGCGCTGATCGGCTCGCAAGATGCTCGCATGATCGACCTCCTTGCACCGCGGCTTGCCGAAATCTACGCGATCCCGCCGAAACTCTACCGCAAGGAAGGCGCGCTTGAAATCAGCGGCCCGCGCGCGCTGCTCGATTCGATTTTCGCAAGCGGTCGCAAGGGCCTGTCGATGCAGCGATACAAGGGTCTGGGAGAAATGAACGCCGAGCAGCTCTGGGAAACCACGCTGGATCCGAATGTGCGGTCGCTTCTGCAGGTCAGGGTTCCCGATGCCACGGATGCCGATGGTTTGTTCTCGCGCCTGATGGGTGATGAGGTGGAGCCTCGTCGCGATTTCATTCAGGAAAACGCGCTCAGCGTCGCCAACCTGGATATCTAG
- a CDS encoding nitroreductase family protein: MTASNHRQADYPISPVFLNRWSPRAYNGDVISEQELLTILEAGRWAPSAFNSQPWRFVYALRGTEQWNTLFPLLNDFNQGWAASASALILIVSKTEFVAPGSTEAKPSYSHSFDTGAAWGAIAAQASISGFQAHGMTGIHFDKAAEVLGIPDGYRIEAAVAIGRLGDKAQLPDYLQARETPSPRRPLSEIALNGTFVAE, translated from the coding sequence ATGACCGCGAGCAATCATCGCCAGGCCGATTACCCGATCTCACCAGTGTTCCTGAACCGTTGGTCGCCACGCGCCTATAATGGCGACGTCATTTCCGAGCAGGAACTTCTGACCATTCTGGAAGCTGGGCGCTGGGCGCCTTCGGCCTTCAACTCGCAGCCTTGGCGCTTCGTCTACGCACTGCGTGGCACTGAACAGTGGAACACGTTGTTTCCGCTGCTGAACGACTTCAACCAGGGCTGGGCCGCAAGTGCCTCCGCCTTGATCCTGATCGTCTCGAAGACCGAGTTCGTCGCGCCGGGTTCTACCGAGGCAAAGCCTTCCTATAGCCATAGCTTCGATACGGGCGCCGCCTGGGGTGCCATTGCCGCCCAGGCATCAATCTCCGGTTTCCAGGCCCATGGCATGACCGGCATTCATTTCGACAAGGCCGCCGAAGTTCTCGGCATTCCCGATGGATATCGTATCGAAGCCGCGGTCGCGATCGGCCGTCTTGGCGACAAGGCCCAGCTGCCGGATTATCTTCAGGCACGCGAAACGCCGAGCCCGCGCCGCCCGCTTTCGGAAATCGCCTTGAATGGCACGTTTGTGGCAGAATAA
- a CDS encoding RbsD/FucU family protein — protein sequence MLKGIHPLLGPELLHAIRTMGHGDEIVIADANFPASTMGPKVVRADGVDALSITEAVLAHMPLDTFVDETAWRMEVVGDPTAEPEVCVAFQKLVHKLAGDFKVVPIERFAFYERSRKAAYIVATTEFRLYGNIILKKGVVLPEELYKP from the coding sequence ATGCTGAAGGGAATTCACCCCTTGCTCGGGCCGGAATTGCTGCACGCGATCCGCACCATGGGGCATGGTGACGAAATCGTCATTGCGGATGCAAATTTTCCGGCAAGCACCATGGGCCCAAAGGTCGTGCGCGCCGATGGTGTGGATGCGCTGTCCATAACCGAGGCGGTGCTTGCTCATATGCCGCTGGATACCTTTGTCGACGAGACGGCCTGGCGCATGGAAGTGGTCGGCGACCCGACGGCGGAGCCGGAAGTCTGTGTGGCGTTCCAGAAACTCGTCCACAAACTGGCGGGCGATTTCAAGGTCGTCCCGATCGAGCGTTTTGCCTTCTATGAGCGTTCCCGCAAGGCGGCCTATATCGTCGCCACGACCGAGTTCAGGCTCTACGGCAACATCATTTTGAAGAAGGGTGTCGTGCTTCCCGAGGAGCTCTACAAACCCTGA
- a CDS encoding UxaA family hydrolase, whose product MAAPSFIVLSPEDNVAVASTALEAGEPLVDGVVASGRIDGGHKVAIRSIRTGEPVIKYGQAIGRATADIGAGDHVHSHNLAFDQDRLSASAPVPAEAASEAEKARTFLGYRRADGRAATRNYIGIIASVNCSTTVCRAIAEAANQKILPRYEGIDGFVPIVHDQGCGMSSTGDGMKNLHRTLAGYTRHVNFGGVLMVGLGCEVNQLTLYGQAGSGEGKRHFNIQDAGGSRRAVEKALGVLEEIAAEIGSVKRIPIPVSEIVIGLQCGGSDGLSGITANPALGVAVDILAGAGGTAILSETSEIYGAEHLLRSRAVNEAVAQKLDGLITWWEGYAEMHGASLDNNPSPGNKRGGLTTILEKSLGAVAKGGRSPLTAVYNYAERVSERGLVFMDTPGYDPVSATGQVAGGANVIAFTTGRGSCFGSRPVPSIKLTSNTTLYRAMEEDMDIDCGTIATGDATIADMGRAIYDLIIETASGARTKSELFGYGDNEFVPWHLGATL is encoded by the coding sequence GTGGCAGCACCTTCCTTTATCGTTCTTTCCCCTGAGGACAACGTCGCCGTGGCGTCAACTGCGCTTGAGGCAGGCGAGCCCTTGGTTGACGGTGTTGTGGCCTCTGGAAGAATCGATGGCGGCCATAAGGTGGCCATCCGTTCCATTCGGACGGGCGAACCGGTGATCAAATATGGTCAGGCTATCGGCCGTGCGACGGCAGATATCGGTGCCGGCGATCACGTACACTCGCACAATCTGGCTTTTGATCAGGATCGGCTTTCCGCCAGCGCTCCCGTGCCTGCGGAGGCGGCGAGTGAAGCGGAGAAGGCCCGAACCTTTCTCGGCTACCGGCGTGCTGACGGTCGGGCGGCGACGCGCAACTACATCGGCATTATCGCCAGCGTGAACTGTTCCACCACCGTCTGTCGGGCCATTGCGGAGGCCGCCAACCAGAAGATTCTGCCGCGCTACGAGGGTATCGATGGCTTCGTGCCGATCGTGCACGACCAGGGTTGCGGCATGAGTTCCACGGGCGATGGCATGAAGAACCTGCACCGTACGCTCGCCGGCTATACCCGCCACGTCAATTTCGGCGGCGTTCTGATGGTCGGGCTCGGTTGCGAGGTCAATCAGCTCACCCTGTATGGGCAGGCGGGCAGCGGTGAGGGCAAGCGTCATTTCAATATTCAGGATGCGGGCGGATCGCGCCGCGCCGTGGAGAAAGCGCTGGGCGTGCTTGAGGAAATTGCCGCCGAAATCGGATCGGTGAAGCGGATTCCGATCCCCGTCAGCGAGATCGTCATTGGCCTGCAATGTGGCGGCTCGGACGGCCTGTCGGGTATCACGGCCAATCCGGCGCTAGGGGTGGCTGTCGATATCTTGGCTGGCGCCGGCGGCACCGCAATTCTCTCGGAGACCTCGGAAATCTATGGCGCCGAACATCTGCTGCGCAGTCGGGCCGTCAATGAAGCGGTGGCGCAGAAGCTCGATGGCCTGATCACCTGGTGGGAAGGCTATGCCGAGATGCACGGTGCATCGCTCGACAACAATCCTTCGCCGGGCAACAAGCGCGGAGGGCTGACGACGATCCTGGAGAAATCCCTGGGCGCCGTCGCCAAGGGGGGACGTTCGCCGCTGACGGCGGTCTACAATTACGCCGAACGGGTTAGCGAACGTGGCTTGGTCTTCATGGACACGCCCGGCTACGATCCTGTTTCCGCGACGGGTCAGGTCGCAGGCGGTGCCAATGTCATCGCTTTCACGACCGGCCGCGGCAGCTGTTTCGGTTCACGACCCGTGCCGTCGATCAAGCTGACGAGCAACACGACGCTCTATCGTGCAATGGAGGAGGACATGGACATCGACTGCGGTACCATCGCGACGGGCGATGCCACGATCGCTGACATGGGCCGTGCCATCTACGACCTGATCATCGAAACCGCTTCAGGCGCCAGGACCAAAAGCGAACTCTTCGGTTATGGCGACAACGAGTTCGTGCCGTGGCACCTCGGCGCAACGTTGTAG
- the gabD gene encoding NADP-dependent succinate-semialdehyde dehydrogenase, translating into MSVSLKDPSLFRQAALIGENWIEADPDNSIQVNNPATGEIIGRVPKLGAAETKIAIEAARIAQKGWAAKTAKERASVLRKWYELMIENKDDLGRILTLEQGKPLAEATGEIAYGASFIEWFAEEGRRVYGDLIPGHQPDKRIMVMKQPIGVVAAITPWNFPNAMITRKAGPAFAAGCAMVLKPASQTPFSAIAIAVLAERAGLPQGLFSVITGSATAIGAEMTASPVVRKLTFTGSTEIGAELYKQSAPTIKKLGLELGGNAPFIVFDDADLDAAVEGALIAKFRNNGQTCVCANRIYVQDGVYDAFAEKLAKAVGKLKTGNGFDEGVVLGPLIDRPALEKVEEHVADAVKKGARVLRGGKPHALGGTFYEATILADVTPDMAVAREETFGPLAPLFRFKDENDVIKQANDTEFGLASYFYAKDLARVFRVAEALEYGMVGVNTGLISTAEAPFGGVKLSGLGREGSRYGIEEFTEIKYVCLGGIA; encoded by the coding sequence ATGTCCGTTTCCTTGAAAGACCCGTCGCTTTTCCGCCAGGCCGCGCTGATCGGCGAAAACTGGATCGAGGCTGATCCCGACAATTCCATCCAGGTCAACAATCCGGCGACGGGCGAGATTATCGGCCGCGTGCCGAAACTCGGTGCCGCCGAGACCAAGATTGCAATTGAGGCAGCCCGGATCGCCCAAAAGGGCTGGGCTGCAAAGACAGCCAAGGAACGCGCGAGCGTCCTGCGCAAATGGTACGAGCTGATGATCGAGAACAAGGATGATCTCGGCCGTATCCTGACACTCGAGCAGGGCAAGCCACTTGCCGAAGCAACTGGCGAAATCGCCTATGGCGCGAGTTTCATCGAGTGGTTCGCGGAAGAGGGGCGCCGCGTCTATGGCGATCTTATTCCCGGCCATCAGCCTGACAAGCGCATCATGGTGATGAAGCAGCCGATCGGTGTCGTTGCCGCGATCACGCCGTGGAATTTCCCCAATGCCATGATCACCCGCAAGGCCGGGCCGGCCTTTGCTGCCGGCTGCGCCATGGTACTGAAGCCGGCTTCCCAAACCCCGTTCTCGGCAATCGCGATTGCGGTGCTGGCCGAACGCGCCGGCCTTCCCCAGGGCCTTTTCAGCGTCATCACAGGTTCTGCTACGGCGATTGGTGCCGAAATGACGGCAAGCCCGGTCGTACGCAAGCTGACCTTCACGGGGTCAACGGAAATCGGCGCCGAACTCTACAAGCAGAGTGCGCCGACCATCAAGAAGCTTGGCCTGGAACTTGGCGGCAACGCGCCTTTCATCGTTTTTGATGATGCCGATCTCGACGCAGCTGTGGAAGGTGCCCTGATCGCCAAATTCCGCAACAACGGCCAGACCTGCGTCTGTGCCAACCGCATCTATGTTCAGGATGGCGTCTATGACGCTTTCGCCGAAAAGCTGGCAAAGGCTGTTGGCAAGCTGAAGACCGGAAACGGCTTCGACGAGGGCGTAGTCCTCGGCCCGCTGATCGACCGGCCTGCTCTCGAAAAGGTCGAGGAACATGTCGCAGATGCCGTGAAAAAGGGTGCGCGCGTCCTGCGAGGCGGCAAGCCGCATGCGCTTGGCGGTACCTTTTACGAGGCAACAATCCTCGCGGATGTCACGCCGGATATGGCTGTCGCCCGTGAGGAAACCTTCGGGCCGCTCGCGCCCCTCTTCCGCTTCAAGGATGAGAATGACGTCATCAAGCAGGCGAACGACACCGAGTTCGGTCTTGCGTCCTACTTCTACGCCAAGGATCTCGCGCGCGTCTTCCGCGTCGCCGAAGCGCTGGAATACGGCATGGTCGGCGTCAATACCGGCCTCATCTCGACAGCCGAAGCGCCTTTCGGCGGCGTCAAGCTCTCTGGCCTTGGCCGCGAAGGTTCGCGCTATGGCATCGAGGAATTCACCGAGATCAAATATGTCTGCCTCGGCGGCATTGCCTGA
- a CDS encoding aldo/keto reductase, producing MKTRQIGKTGLHVTEYSFGTAALGGLYRTCPRESAMETLQAAWDAGLRYFDTAPYYGLGLAERRTGDFLRDKPRDSFVLSTKVGRLLHPVPDNAVPDYSYVDPLSFDVTYDYSYDAIMRSVEFSYARLGLNRIDILYVHDIGAYTHGAARNAVLLGQLLDSGLKALDELKSSGVISAYGLGVNEVPVCLDVMRQADIDCILLAGRYTLLDRSAVAELLPLCEEKKTSVVVGGVFNSGILATGPVAGSHFDYMPAAADVLEKVAAMEAVAQLQGLPLAAPAIQFALDHPAVASVLLGTAKPSSLVRNMELTKAKISSDDLATYSNYTLVAPALGENAVRV from the coding sequence ATGAAAACGAGACAGATCGGCAAGACCGGGCTCCATGTTACCGAATACAGCTTCGGCACGGCGGCACTGGGCGGGCTTTACCGGACCTGCCCCCGCGAAAGCGCCATGGAGACGCTTCAGGCTGCCTGGGATGCCGGCCTCCGCTATTTCGATACCGCGCCCTACTACGGACTGGGTCTGGCCGAGCGACGGACGGGAGACTTTCTGCGCGACAAGCCGCGCGACAGCTTCGTGCTCTCAACCAAGGTCGGCCGGCTCTTGCACCCGGTGCCCGACAATGCAGTGCCGGATTATTCGTATGTCGATCCGCTCTCCTTCGACGTGACCTATGACTACAGCTACGACGCGATCATGCGTTCTGTCGAGTTCAGCTATGCGCGGCTTGGTCTCAACCGCATCGATATTCTCTATGTGCACGATATCGGCGCCTATACCCACGGTGCCGCCCGCAACGCCGTCCTCCTTGGCCAGCTTCTCGATTCGGGGCTGAAGGCTCTGGACGAATTGAAATCGAGTGGGGTCATCTCGGCCTACGGGCTGGGTGTAAATGAAGTTCCTGTTTGCCTCGATGTCATGCGCCAAGCCGATATCGACTGCATCTTGCTCGCTGGCCGCTATACCTTGCTGGATCGATCCGCAGTGGCCGAACTCCTGCCGCTTTGCGAGGAAAAAAAGACCTCTGTTGTCGTGGGCGGCGTTTTCAATTCCGGAATCCTTGCGACGGGACCGGTTGCCGGCTCACATTTCGATTACATGCCGGCCGCGGCAGATGTCCTGGAGAAAGTTGCGGCTATGGAAGCGGTCGCACAGTTGCAAGGGTTGCCTCTTGCGGCCCCTGCAATCCAGTTTGCCCTGGATCATCCCGCTGTGGCCTCGGTTCTGCTTGGAACCGCAAAACCTTCAAGCCTCGTCCGCAACATGGAACTAACGAAGGCCAAGATCAGCTCGGATGATCTTGCGACTTATAGTAATTACACCCTCGTCGCGCCCGCATTGGGTGAGAATGCTGTTCGCGTATGA
- a CDS encoding ABC transporter substrate-binding protein, translating to MTIMKHILSRRAFTSLAGAAVLATMMPAASFAQDVTIPIIVKDTTSFYWQIVLAGARAAGKDLGVNVPELGAQSESDVNGQISILENAVAGKPAAVVISPTEAKALGQPIDEAAKSVPVIGIDSGADSKAFSSFLTTDNVQGGRIAADGLAAAIKEATGKEEGEVALITSLPGAGSLEQRREGFLDQIKTKYPGLKLIADKYADGQATTGLNMMTDLITANPNLVGVFASNLIMAQGVGQAISENKLGDKIKVIGFDSDEKTVSFLKDGALAGLVVQDPYRMGYDGVKTALAVSKGQKVEANVDTGANLVTKANMSEPKIDALLNPKI from the coding sequence ATGACGATCATGAAGCATATCCTGTCGCGCCGCGCCTTCACGAGCTTGGCCGGCGCAGCCGTCCTTGCAACGATGATGCCCGCTGCATCCTTTGCGCAGGACGTTACCATTCCGATCATCGTCAAGGACACGACGTCCTTCTACTGGCAGATCGTTCTGGCTGGCGCCCGCGCGGCCGGCAAGGATCTCGGCGTCAACGTTCCGGAGCTGGGCGCCCAGTCGGAATCCGACGTCAACGGCCAGATCAGCATTCTGGAAAACGCCGTCGCTGGCAAGCCGGCTGCCGTTGTCATCTCGCCGACCGAAGCCAAGGCGCTCGGCCAGCCGATCGATGAAGCTGCCAAGTCCGTTCCGGTGATCGGCATCGACTCCGGCGCTGATTCCAAGGCCTTCAGCTCGTTCCTTACCACCGACAACGTCCAGGGCGGCCGTATTGCCGCTGATGGCTTGGCGGCTGCGATCAAGGAAGCGACCGGCAAGGAAGAGGGCGAAGTTGCTCTCATCACCAGCCTGCCGGGTGCCGGTTCGCTTGAGCAGCGCCGCGAAGGCTTCCTCGATCAGATCAAGACCAAGTATCCGGGCCTCAAGCTCATCGCCGACAAGTACGCCGACGGTCAGGCTACTACCGGTCTCAACATGATGACCGACCTGATCACCGCCAACCCGAACCTTGTCGGCGTCTTCGCGTCGAACCTGATCATGGCTCAGGGCGTTGGCCAGGCGATCTCGGAAAACAAGCTTGGCGACAAGATCAAGGTCATCGGCTTCGACAGCGATGAAAAGACGGTGTCTTTCCTAAAGGACGGCGCGCTCGCTGGCCTCGTCGTGCAGGATCCCTATCGCATGGGTTATGACGGCGTGAAGACCGCCCTTGCCGTTTCCAAGGGCCAAAAGGTCGAGGCCAATGTCGATACGGGCGCAAACCTCGTCACCAAGGCGAATATGAGCGAGCCGAAGATCGACGCGCTCCTCAACCCGAAGATCTGA
- a CDS encoding HpcH/HpaI aldolase/citrate lyase family protein → MPAPVNPFKAAIREDRFQLGLWVALASPYAAEVVSASGYDWLLIDGEHGPNDIPLLSAQVQAVMRSGSHPMVRLPCGEAWMIKQILDAGAQTLLIPMVESVEQAKALVKAVRYPPHGIRGVGAALGRASEFSRIGDYLQTANEQVCLLLQIESRAGLEALDDIASLEGVDGLFIGPSDLAADMGYLGQPGHPAVTAAITDAFQRIAKAGKASGIMTLDLGQAHIYRSLGASFMAIGTDVTLLVAATEKLRSDFISSESGSAKPVSGY, encoded by the coding sequence ATGCCCGCCCCCGTCAATCCCTTCAAGGCCGCGATCCGCGAGGACCGTTTCCAGCTCGGGCTCTGGGTGGCCCTGGCAAGCCCCTATGCCGCCGAAGTCGTGTCGGCCAGCGGGTATGACTGGCTGCTGATCGACGGCGAACATGGGCCGAACGATATTCCGCTGTTGAGCGCGCAGGTGCAGGCGGTCATGCGATCCGGCTCCCATCCGATGGTTCGCCTGCCTTGCGGCGAAGCGTGGATGATCAAGCAGATCCTGGATGCCGGCGCGCAAACCCTGCTTATTCCGATGGTCGAGAGCGTTGAACAGGCCAAGGCTCTCGTGAAAGCGGTGCGTTATCCCCCGCATGGCATTCGCGGGGTGGGCGCCGCGCTTGGCCGCGCTTCCGAATTCAGCCGGATCGGCGACTACCTCCAGACGGCAAACGAGCAGGTTTGCCTGCTGCTGCAGATCGAAAGCAGAGCGGGGCTCGAGGCCCTGGACGATATTGCCTCACTTGAAGGCGTGGATGGCCTGTTCATCGGCCCTTCGGATCTCGCGGCCGATATGGGTTATCTCGGCCAGCCGGGTCATCCGGCCGTGACCGCCGCGATCACTGATGCCTTCCAGCGCATCGCGAAGGCCGGGAAGGCAAGCGGTATTATGACGCTCGATCTCGGGCAGGCACATATCTATCGTTCGCTGGGCGCAAGTTTCATGGCGATCGGGACGGATGTCACGTTGCTGGTCGCGGCCACCGAGAAACTGCGATCTGATTTCATTTCCAGTGAATCCGGCTCTGCGAAACCCGTGTCCGGCTACTGA
- a CDS encoding GntR family transcriptional regulator, giving the protein MAKQNTVFKDAFNRCLALLADTAGLPSEPELGNLLGVSRTTVRSILTRLEELGLIAWNKREKTVLRQPKAEDYYPEDETDSLSAIIERSFMRRILAGGAEPGMQINELEIARDIGIGTTSVREFLIRFSRFGLIEKRPNSHWVLKGFTRQFALELTEVREMFELRSAASFAALPMEHPAWIDLSRIEAVHHEILADIDDRYMEFSELDERFHLLVHKSSANRFIVDFYDIIAIVFHYHYQWNKTNARQRNARAMEEHLDYIAALRSRDPSRVETACRRHLRSARETLLQSII; this is encoded by the coding sequence ATGGCCAAGCAGAACACAGTCTTCAAGGATGCCTTCAACCGTTGTCTTGCGCTATTGGCGGATACGGCCGGCCTACCTTCCGAACCGGAACTCGGCAACCTCCTTGGCGTCAGCCGTACGACCGTGCGATCCATACTGACCCGGCTGGAGGAGCTCGGCCTGATCGCCTGGAACAAGCGTGAAAAGACGGTTCTGCGCCAGCCGAAGGCGGAGGATTATTATCCGGAAGATGAAACCGATTCTCTATCGGCCATTATCGAACGAAGCTTCATGCGCCGGATTCTTGCCGGTGGTGCGGAGCCTGGAATGCAGATAAACGAACTGGAAATCGCCCGGGACATAGGCATCGGCACGACGAGCGTGCGGGAATTCCTGATCCGTTTCAGTCGTTTCGGGCTAATCGAGAAACGGCCGAACAGCCACTGGGTCCTGAAGGGTTTCACCCGCCAGTTTGCACTGGAACTGACGGAAGTGCGCGAAATGTTCGAGCTACGCTCCGCTGCAAGTTTTGCAGCATTGCCGATGGAACACCCGGCCTGGATCGACCTCAGCCGGATCGAGGCCGTCCATCACGAGATACTTGCCGATATCGACGATCGCTACATGGAATTTTCCGAACTCGACGAGCGGTTTCACCTTCTGGTGCACAAGTCCTCGGCCAACCGCTTCATCGTTGATTTCTACGACATCATCGCCATCGTCTTCCACTATCATTACCAGTGGAACAAGACCAACGCACGGCAACGCAATGCCCGGGCGATGGAGGAGCATCTCGACTATATCGCAGCCCTGCGCTCGCGCGATCCGTCAAGGGTCGAGACAGCCTGCCGCCGCCATCTGCGATCGGCGCGCGAGACCTTGTTGCAGTCCATAATCTAA